A genome region from Hippopotamus amphibius kiboko isolate mHipAmp2 chromosome 1, mHipAmp2.hap2, whole genome shotgun sequence includes the following:
- the LOC130844071 gene encoding pancreatic alpha-amylase-like: MKFFLLLSAIGFCWAQYAPNTKSGLTSIVHLFEWRWVDIALECERYLAPKGFGGVQVSPPNENVVITNPSRPWWERYQPVSYKLCTRSGNENEFKDMVTRCNNVGVHIYVDAVINHMSGSGVAAGTSSTCGSYFNPGTRDFPAVPYSAWDFNDGKCKTENGGIESYNDPFQIRDCRLVGLLDLALEKDYVRSTVAEYLNRLIDIGVAGFRIDASKHMWPGVMKAILDKLHNLNTTWFPEGSKPFIYQEVIDLGSESIQSSEYFGNGHVTEFKYGAKLGTVLRKWNGEKMAYLKNWGEGWGFMPSDRALVFVDNHDNQRGHGAGGASILTFWDPRLYKMAVGFMLAHPYGFTRVMSSYRWARHFVNGQDVNDWIGPPNNNGVIKEVTINPDTTCGNDWVCEHRWRQIRNMVMFRNVVDGQPFTNWWDNGSNQVAFGRGSRGFIVFNNDDWTLSSTLQTGLPAGTYCDVISGDKVGGDCTGIKVYVSGDGNASFFISNSAEDPFIAIHAESKL, from the exons ATGAAGTTCTTTCTATTGCTCTCAGCCATTGGGTTCTGCTGGGCTCAGTATGCCCCAAATACCAAATCTGGACTGACATCTATTGTCCACCTGTTTGAGTGGCGCTGGGTTGATATTGCTCTTGAATGTGAGCGATACTTAGCTCCTAAAGGATTTGGAGGGGTTCAG GTCTCCCCACCCAATGAAAATGTTGTAATTACTAACCCTTCAAGACCTTGGTGGGAAAGATACCAACCAGTTAGCTACAAGTTATGTACAAGatcaggaaatgaaaatgaattcaaAGACATGGTGACTAGATGTAACAACGTTGGT GTCCATATTTATGTGGATGCTGTCATTAATCATATGAGTGGAAGTGGTGTGGCTGCAGGAACGAGCAGTACTTGTGGAAGTTACTTCAACCCTGGAACTAGGGATTTTCCAGCAGTCCCATACTCTGCTTGGGATTTTAATGATGGTAAatgcaaaactgaaaatggagGAATTGAGAGCTATAATGATCCTTTTCAG ATCAGAGATTGTCGCCTGGTTGGTCTTCTTGATCTTGCACTGGAGAAAGATTATGTGCGCTCCACAGTTGCTGAATATCTAAACCGTCTCATTGACATTGGTGTAGCAGGGTTCAGAATTGATGCTTCGAAGCACATGTGGCCTGGAGTCATGAAGGCGATTTTGGATAAACTGCATAATCTAAACACAACCTGGTTCCCTGAAGGAAGTAAACCTTTCATTTACCAGGAG GTAATTGATCTGGGTAGTGAGTCAATTCAAAGCAGTGAGTACTTTGGAAATGGCCATGTGACAGAATTTAAATATGGTGCAAAACTAGGCACAGTTCTACGCAAGTGGAATGGAGAGAAGATGGCTTatttaaa gaactggggagaaggctggggtTTCATGCCTTCTGACCGAGCACTTGTCTTTGTGGATAACCATGACAACCAGCGAGGGCACGGAGCTGGGGGGGCATCTATTCTTACATTCTGGGACCCCAG ACTATACAAAATGGCAGTTGGATTTATGCTTGCTCATCCCTATGGATTTACACGAGTCATGTCAAGCTACCGTTGGGCAAGACATTTTGTGAATGGACAA GATGTTAATGATTGGATTGGGCCACCAAATAATAATGGAGTCATTAAAGAAGTTACTATTAATCCAGATACTACTTGTGGCAATGACTGGGTCTGTGAACATCGATGGCGTCAAATAAG gaACATGGTTATGTTCCGTAATGTAGTTGATGGCCAACCTTTTACAAACTGGTGGGATAATGGTAGCAACCAAGTAGCTTTtggaagaggaagcagaggatTCATTGTCTTTAACAATGATGACTG gacATTATCTTCAACTTTGCAGACTGGTCTTCCTGCTGGTACATATTGTGATGTTATTTCTGGAGATAAAGTTGGTGGTGATTGTACAGGAATTAAAGTCTATGTTTCTGGTGATGGCAATGCTAGTTTTTTTATTAGTAACTCTGCTGAAGATCCATTTATTGCAATTCATGCTGAatctaaattataa